From Ipomoea triloba cultivar NCNSP0323 chromosome 5, ASM357664v1, the proteins below share one genomic window:
- the LOC116019878 gene encoding probable pre-mRNA-splicing factor ATP-dependent RNA helicase DEAH5, giving the protein MGAQVEEDGDGLKKLEYLSLVSKVCSELETHIGVGDKVLAEFITDMGRNCETVEEFDEKLKESGAEMPDYFVRTLLTIIHAILPPKPKSESEKDSKRTDKGEKFSALKIKDDRDRIKELEREIEVEAKKNRGKDEEEDRRDRDDRRDRRRERDGDDRRDRDRDSRRDRNRDDRRERDRGDRRERGNDAEYRSHDRDRDNRYERRKRRDSDEDRDDDRKNAMYRSEEPELYRVYKGRVSRVMDTGCFVQLDECRGKEGLVHVSQMATRRVSNAKDLVKRDQEVYVKVISVSGQKLSLSMRDVDQNTGKDLLPLKKSLDDDDLRENPSGGNMEGTRTRIGLSGIRITEDDVVVPSRRPLKRMSSPERWEAKQLMASGVLSVKECPMFDEEGDGLLYQEEGAEEELEIELNEDEPPFLQGQSRYSVDMSPVKIFKNPEGSLSRAAALQSALIKERREVREQQQRTMLDSIPKDLNRPWEDPMPETGERHLAQELRGVGLSAYDMPEWKKDAYGKALTFGQRSKLSIQEQRQSLPIYKLKKELVQAVHDNQVLVVIGETGSGKTTQVTQYLAEAGYTTRGKIGCTQPRRVAAMSVAKRVAEEFGCRLGEEVGYAIRFEDCTGPETVIKYMTDGMLLREILVDESLSQYSVIMLDEAHERTIHTDVLFGLLKQLVKRRPDLRLIVTSATLDAEKFSGYFFNCNIFTIPGRTFPVEILYTKQPESDYLDAALITVLQIHLTEPEGDILLFLTGQEEIDYACQCLYERMKGLGKNVPELIILPVYSALPSEMQSRIFEPAPPGKRKVVVAYVIDPGFAKQNVYNPKQGLDSLVITPISQASAKQRAGRAGRTGPGKCYRLYTESAFHNEMSPTSIPEIQRINLGMTVLNMKAMGINDLLSFDFMDPPSPQALISAMEQLFTLGALDEEGLLTKLGRKMAEFPLEPPLSKMLLASVDLGCSDEILTIIAMIQTGNIFYRPREKQAQADQKRAKFFQPEGDHLTLLAVYEAWKAKNFSGPWCFENFVQSRSLRRAQDVRKQLLSIMDKYKLDVVCAGKNFTKIRKAIAAGFFFHAARKDPQEGYRTLVENQPVYIHPSSALFQRQPDWVIYHELVMTTKEYMREVTVIDPKWLVELAPRFFKVADPTKLSKRKRQERIEPLYDRYHEPNSWRLSKRRA; this is encoded by the exons ATGGGGGCGCAGGTTGAAGAAGACGGAGACGGATTGAAGAAACTAGAGTATCTCTCTCTTGTTTCGAAGGTGTGCTCGGAGCTGGAGACGCATATAGGCGTCGGAGACAAGGTTCTGGCGGAGTTCATCACGGATATGGGCCGGAACTGCGAAACCGTGGAGGAGTTCGATGAAAAGCTGAAGGAGAGCGGCGCCGAGATGCCGGATTACTTCGTTCGGACGCTGCTCACGATAATCCACGCAATTCTTCCTCCGAAGCCCAAGTCTGAGTCCGAGAAGGATTCAAAGAGGACCGATAAAGGTGAAAAGTTTTCTGCTTTGAAAATCAAGGATGATAGGGACAGGATTAAGGAGTTGGAGAGGGAGATTGAGGTCGAAGCAAAGAAGAACCGGGgaaaagatgaggaagaagataGGCGGGACAGAGATGATAGACGAGATAGGAGAAGAGAGAGGGATGGAGATGATAGAAGAGATAGGGATAGAGACAGTAGAAGAGATAGGAATAGAGATGATAGACGAGAAAGGGATAGGGGTGATAGAAGAGAAAGGGGCAATGATGCTGAATATCGAAGTCATGACAGGGACAGGGATAATAGATATGAAAGGAGGAAAAGAAGAGATTCTGATGAAGATAGGGATGATGATAGAAAGAATGCGATGTATAGATCGGAGGAACCTGAATTGTATAGAGTGTACAAGGGGAGAGTCTCCAGGGTAATGGACACAGGTTGTTTTGTTCAGCTGGATGAGTGCAGAGGGAAGGAAGGATTAGTTCATGTTTCACAGATGGCAACTCGGAGGGTTTCAAATGCAAAAGATTTGGTGAAGAGGGATCAGGAGGTATACGTGAAGGTAATTTCAGTGAGTGGGCAGAAATTGAGTTTGTCCATGAGGGATGTTGATCAGAATACTGGAAAGGATTTGCTACCACTGAAGAAGAGcttagatgatgatgatttgagGGAAAATCCATCTGGGGGAAATATGGAGGGGACTAGGACGAGAATTGGGCTTTCAGGGATTCGGATCACAGAGGATGATGTTGTTGTCCCATCAAGAAGGCCATTGAAGAGAATGAGTTCGCCAGAGAGGTGGGAGGCAAAACAACTCATGGCTTCAGGTGTCTTAAGTGTTAAGGAGTGTCCTATGTTTGATGAAGAAGGGGATGGACTGTTGTATCAGGAAGAAGGTGCTGAAGAGGAGCTTGAGATTGAGTTGAATGAAGATGAACCACCTTTCTTGCAAGGCCAGAGTCGGTACTCAGTTGATATGTCTCctgtgaaaatttttaaaaaccctGAGGGTTCCTTGAGTCGAGCAGCTGCACTCCAATCTGCTTTGATAAAGGAGAGGAGAGAAGTAAGGGAGCAACAACAAAGAACAATGCTTGATTCCATCCCTAAAGATCTAAATAGGCCATGGGAGGATCCAATGCCTGAGACAGGTGAGAGGCATCTGGCCCAAGAGCTGAGGGGTGTTGGTTTGTCAGCCTATGATATGCCAGAGTGGAAGAAAGATGCTTATGGTAAAGCACTTACTTTTGGACAGAGGTCAAAGCTTTCCATTCAGGAGCAGAGGCAGAGTCTACCCATTTACAAGCTGAAGAAGGAATTGGTTCAAGCTGTACATGATAACCAGGTCTTGGTTGTCATTGGAGAGACAGGTTCAGGCAAGACAACACAGGTGACACAGTATCTAGCTGAGGCAGGATATACTACAAGAGGTAAAATTGGATGTACTCAACCACGTAGAGTGGCCGCAATGTCAGTGGCAAAGAGGGTTGCCGAGGAGTTTGGTTGCCGGTTAGGGGAAGAAGTTGGTTACGCCATTCGTTTTGAGGATTGTACTGGGCCAGAGACTGTGATAAAGTATATGACAGATGGTATGCTGTTGAGGGAGATACTGGTGGACGAGAGTTTGTCTCAGTATTCTGTTATAATGCTTGATGAAGCTCATGAGAGAACCATTCATACTGATGTTCTCTTTGGTCTCTTGAAGCAATTAGTTAAGAGAAGACCAGACCTTCGGTTGATCGTCACATCTGCAACTTTAGATGCAGAGAAGTTTTCTGGATACTTTTTCAACTGTAACATCTTTACTATCCCAGGGAGAACCTTTCCAGTGGAGATACTTTACACCAAGCAGCCAGAGAGTGACTATCTTGATGCAGCTTTGATAACAGTCTTACAGATTCACTTAACAGAACCTGAAGGTGATATCCTTCTTTTCTTGACTGGTCAGGAAGAGATTGATTATGCTTGCCAGTGTCTTTATGAGAGGATGAAAGGTCTGGGTAAGAATGTTCCTGAATTGATAATCTTACCTGTTTATAGTGCCCTGCCTAGTGAAATGCAGTCTAGAATCTTTGAGCCTGCCCCTCCAGGGAAGAGAAAAGTAGTTGTTGCTTATGTTATAGATCCAGGTTTTGCTAAGCAAAATGTATATAATCCAAAACAGGGGCTTGATTCATTGGTCATAACGCCTATATCACAAGCCTCAGCGAAGCAAAGAGCTGGGCGTGCTGGACGAACGGGACCAGGAAAGTGTTATCGTCTTTATACAGAGAGTGCGTTTCACAATGAAATGTCTCCTACATCAATCCCTGAAATTCAGCGTATTAACCTTGGGATGACAGTGCTTAATATGAAAGCTATGGGTATTAATGATCTTTTGTCCTTTGATTTCATGGATCCTCCTTCTCCTCAAGCACTAATATCCGCCATGGAGCAGCTGTTCACTCTAGGAGCTCTTGATGAAGAGGGGCTCTTGACAAAGTTGGGTAGGAAAATGGCTGAATTTCCTCTAGAACCTCcattgtccaaaatgctcctcGCCAGTGTAGACCTTGGATGCAGTGATGAGATTTTGACCATCATTGCAATGATTCAGACGGGTAATATTTTTTACCGACCTCGGGAGAAACAAGCACAAGCTGATCAGAAAAGGGCAAAATTCTTTCAGCCAGAGGGTGATCATCTCACCCTGCTTGCAGTTTATGAAGCATGGAAAGCCAAAAATTTTTCTGGACCCtggtgctttgaaaactttgtACAATCGCGGTCTTTGAGGCGGGCTCAGGATGTCAGAAAACAGCTCCTTTCCATCATGGACAA GTACAAACTGGATGTTGTGTGTGCTGGAAAAAATTTTACGAAGATAAGGAAGGCCATAGCTGCAGGTTTCTTTTTCCATGCTGCTAGGAAGGATCCACAAGAAGGGTATAGAACCCTGGTTGAGAACCAGCCAGTATATATACATCCTAGTAGTGCTCTATTCCAAAGGCAGCCAGATTGGGTTATTTATCATGAGCTTGTGATGACAACAAAGGAATATATGCGTGAGGTCACAGTGATTGATCCCAAGTGGCTTGTAGAGCTGGCACCGCGGTTTTTCAAAGTGGCTGACCCAACTAAATTAAGCAAACGCAAGAGACAGGAGCGCATTGAGCCTCTTTATGACAGATATCACGAGCCTAATTCTTGGCGGTTGAGTAAAAGGCGTGCTTGA
- the LOC116020232 gene encoding uncharacterized protein LOC116020232, which translates to MAPMHIVVREIKKNKTSAAMKLRVVRTYDVLQSRGNEEIKSRECVFHDHENKFIEGNVYCIKNFMAVQHYYSYKTCSGPHMLKLFNETLVKDYKGLDFPTHMYRLPSFTSLNTVDPTVLVDVIGRVVEIHSPLDKLISGRPSRLIDFLIEGLNGNQLKCTVWDQHVEKLMPFFRKDFVEPIIVLIQMGRPVIVLTNAYLKSPVSVAVKVAETLTYYDVAAKVKITSSYDATQLLFNGDSTEFLEFREILSLQQTPLKSITSNSTYSYGNSSSGDLSSSKMHIITISDIFEKREIGDFWVPAQIIGIESDVNDWFYESCKAQGCNKKGTAPFLLWDREALDLLSVKADEVIAMQPKVMTKIPKELKTMVGKGLFFKIDILKDQLDNLSFFPEEEAKSLNVNAVKEASVPVTENEAVKRSLLDQFSSTQTSRKKKHVVVKEEKELEDKET; encoded by the exons ATGGCTCCCATGCACATTGTTGTTCGAGAGATTAAGAAGAACAAAACCTCTGCTGCCATGAAGTTGAGAGTTGTGCGTACCTACGATGTTCTGCAAAGCAGAGGCAATGAAGAGATCAAATCAAGAGAGTGTGTTTTCCATGACCATGAG AATAAATTTATTGAAGGCAATGTGTATTGTATAAAAAACTTCATGGCCGTTCAACATTACTATAGCTATAAGACATGCAGTGGTCCTCACATGTTGAAGTTATTCAATGAGACATTGGTAAAAGACTACAAAGGATTGGATTTCCCTACACATATGTATCGTTTACCGTCATTTACTTCTTTGAACACAGTGGACCCTACTGTGTTAGTTG ATGTGATTGGTCGGGTTGTGGAAATACACTCCCCTTTGGATAAGTTGATATCTGGTAGACCTTCTAGGCTCATAGATTTCCTCATTGAGGGATTAAA CGGCAATCAACTTAAATGCACTGTTTGGGATCAGCATGTTGAGAAACTAATGCCCTTTTTCAGAAAGGATTTTGTAGAGCCAATCATTGTGCTAATTCAGATGGGAAGG CCAGTCATTGTGCTAACAAATGCATACCTTAAATCCCCTGTATCTGTTGCTGTTAAAGTTGCTGAAACT ttaacatattatgatGTAGCTGCTAAAGTGAAAATAACAAGTTCTTATGATGCTACCCAACTACTGTTTAATGGAGACAGTACTGAGTTTTTGGAGTTTAGAGAAAT cCTAAGTCTGCAGCAAACACCTTTAAAGAGCATTACATCCAATTCAACTTATAGTTATGGTAATTCAAGTAGTGGGGATTTAAGTAGTTCAAAAATGCATATCATTACCATATCTGACATCTTTGAGAAAAGAGAG ATTGGGGATTTCTGGGTACCTGCACAGATTATCGGTATAGAGTCCGATGTTAATGATTGGTTTTATGAGTCCTGCAAAGCACAAGGATGTAATAAGAAG GGTACAGCACCCTTTCTACTATGGGATCGTGAAGCACTTGATTTGTTGAGTGTAAAAGCTGATGAAGTGATAGCAATGCAGCCAAAG GTAATGACCAAGATCCCTAAAGAGCTTAAGACTATGGTGGGCAAAGGgcttttctttaaaattgatATACTAAAAGACCAATTGGACAACCTAA GTTTTTTTCCAGAGGAAGAGGCAAAGAGTCTAAATGTGAATGCTGTGAAGGAAGCATCAGTTCCTGTAACTGAGAATGAGGCTGTTAAGAGAAGTTTACTTGATCAATTTTCCAGCACTCAAACTTCAAGGAAGAAAAAACATGTGGTGGTCAAGGAGGAGAAGGAACTTGAGGATAAGGAAACCTGA
- the LOC116020230 gene encoding uncharacterized protein LOC116020230 yields the protein MEGLLDDFMPRIFDLDNDLLMQPYTVDDVKKALFSMAPDKSPRPDGFSPAFYQHFWNEIGPDIANFIIGCIIGGEFPVGMNDAIITLIPKKTIPVTMADPRPIALCNVTCKIFSKMLANRLKWVLGHVISDMQSAFILSRLITDNVLVALEVIHYFNRKREGRDGWCALKLDMAKAYDKMEWQFLKVIVRRMGLNTGFIELVMRCVTTVRFKVGINGDLTNYVIPSCGLPQGDPLSPYLFILCAEGVFPIYYRELFGKGRNTVETMRYSVAVVFNVQQASNIGQYLGLSMGVGRNKREVFSFIEAKLKHQLGGWCKKILSRAGKEVLLKSVAQALPTYTMSIYFLPLSMCERLERLMNKFWLTSGGGSGGGIRWMAWDRMCAPRSAGGLGFKNLHKFNVALLVKQGWRLLTTPNSLAGRLYKARYYPKSDFLEVSMGTNPSFCWRSIMAGQDILRKGCFRRIGNGHSTAIWKQSWLPDKANPFITSPLIDHDEHLLVSELIHPLTNDWDITKLNALFEQRDVELIVQIPISLNYEDKWCWRGDLRGCYSVKQGYRMQSGMHDLEVASSGVWRKL from the exons ATGGAAGGATTATTGGATGATTTTATGCCAAGGATTTTTGATTTGGATAATGATTTGTTGATGCAGCCGTACACAGTTGATGACGTGAAAAAGGCGTTATTTTCGATGGCTCCGGATAAATCTCCAAGGCCGGATGGGTTTAGCCCGGCTTTCTATCAGCACTTTTGGAATGAAATTGGTCCGGACAttgctaattttattattgGTTGTATTATTGGAGGGGAGTTCCCGGTCGGTATGAATGATGCCATCATAACACTCATTCCAAAGAAGACAATTCCGGTGACTATGGCAGACCCCCGGCCAATTGCCCTATGCAATGTTACGTGTAAGATTTTTTCCAAGATGCTGGCAAACCGGTTGAAATGGGTCCTTGGGCATGTTATCTCGGATATGCAAAGTGCGTTTATTCTTAGCCGTTTAATTACAGATAATGTATTAGTGGCTTTAGAGGTCATTCACTATTTTAATCGAAAAAGAGAAGGGAGAGATGGTTGGTGTGCTTTAAAATTGGACATGGCTAAAGCGTAtgacaaaatggagtggcagtTCTTGAAGGTTATTGTGAGACGTATGGGGCTTAATACTGGTTTTATTGAGCTTGTTATGCGGTGTGTTACTACAGTTCGGTTTAAGGTTGGTATTAATGGGGACCTGACGAATTATGTTATTCCTTCATGTGGTTTGCCACAAGGTGACCCTTTGTCGCCTTACCTGTTTATTTTGTGCGCAGAGGGCGTCTTTCCCATTTACTATCGGGAGTTGTTCGGAAAAGGCAG AAATACTGTGGAGACTATGAGGTATAGTGTGGCAGTTGTGTTCAATGTCCAACAAGCCAGTAACATTGGTCAGTATCTTGGACTATCGATGGGTGTAGGTCGAAATAAACGAGAAGTTTTTTCATTCATTGAAGCTAAACTTAAGCACCAGCTTGGAGGATGGTGTAAGAAGATACTTTCTAGAGCTGGAAAGGAGGTATTACTCAAGAGTGTTGCTCAAGCACTCCCGACTTATACTATGAGTATTTATTTTCTCCCTTTATCTATGTGTGAGCGGTTGGAACGGTTGATGAACAAGTTTTGGTTGACTAGTGGTGGAGGAAGTGGGGGAGGTATTAGGTGGATGGCTTGGGATCGGATGTGTGCTCCGAGGTCTGCTGGAGGCTTGGGTTTTAAAAATCTTCATAAGTTCAATGTGGCATTATTGGTGAAACAAGGCTGGCGTTTGCTTACAACTCCTAATTCATTGGCCGGAAGGTTGTATAAAGCACGGTATTATCCAAAATCTGACTTCTTGGAAGTCAGTATGGGTACAAATCCGAGTTTCTGCTGGAGGTCCATAATGGCGGGACAAGACATACTAAGGAAAGGTTGTTTTAGGAGAATTGGAAATGGTCATTCTACCGCAATTTGGAAGCAGTCGTGGCTTCCAGACAAAGCAAACCCTTTTATCACTTCCCCGCTTATTGATCATGATGAACACCTTCTGGTGAGTGAGCTAATACACCCTCTTACAAATGATTGGGACATTACTAAGTTGAATGCTTTGTTTGAGCAGCGTGACGTTGAGCTTATTGTCCAGATTCCTATATCTTTAAACTATGAGGATAAATGGTGTTGGAGAGGAGATCTTCGAGGATGCTATTCTGTTAAGCAAGGCTATCGGATGCAGTCTGGTATGCATGATTTGGAGGTGGCGTCAAGCGGTGTTTGGCGTAAGTTGTAG
- the LOC116019879 gene encoding CRM-domain containing factor CFM3, chloroplastic/mitochondrial-like, producing MAAYPSPLNFLSPSQHLYLHNPLLPTHSPTSVRTLRFKLYCSSQTTHSEIRYTTPTRKKRKPRPSFLEKIQEKWSVKPTSSRQNFPWQEQKSELTVEEISEPGLQCFANGTENEKEKVEVSDSVSSSNSRIEVKLPPWAHGALPREHLFSSDARILEDTEKERINVSGFIETFENGDSDSDSDSRFQDLKALVEEVSSDSEVVETDKFDANFTSNGIISQKSETLVQGFPFSGNFSSTVQEPNFDGESEDEVKLEGFQTYKGTYLKENSSKVFNNSVNVRGFNDPNDLLRLPWEGGNKYVGKEKLGMSNTQVAEKSVPELELKRLRNVALRMYERIKVGAAGITQALVDSIHEKWKEDEIVKLKFEGPQSHNMKRTHEMLEAKTGGLVIWRSGSSIVIYRGLSYAFDCVKSFVKQNQANLDTLESSRDLVDNSGIKYLNGVDGTSKSYSNGLTEEEKMDLSELNLLLDELGPRFEDWNGRYPLPVDADLLPAVIPGYKPPFRRLPYDVRQNLRDREMTYFRRTARGMPPHFALGRNRELQGLAAAMVKLWERNAIAKIAIKRGVHNTCNERMAEELKVLTGGTLLSRNKDYIVFYRGNDFLAPAVTEALKEAETRNTLQQEQEEQARQAAATSIVSNHTAAKRPFVAGTLAETIAATSRWANPPSNQEMEKMMKDSAEARHATLIRFLEHKLALANRKVKKAERALQKLQKNLEPAELPTDLETLTSEERFLFRKMGLSMKPFLVLGRREVFDGTIQNIHLHWKYRELVKINVERKTFSQVKHLAISLEAESGGVLVSIDKTTRGHAIILYRGKNYQRPSEFRPKNLLTRRQALARSIELQRREVLNVVVTLLYFQDNFL from the exons ATGGCTGCTTATCCATCGCCGCTGAATTTTCTTTCTCCTTCACAACATCTCTACCTTCACAATCCACTCTTACCAACCCATTCTCCTACAAGTGTCAGAACTCTAAGGTTCAAACTCTACTGTTCTTCTCAAACAACCCACTCTGAAATAAGATACACTACTCCcacaaggaagaagagaaaGCCTAGGCCAAGCTTCCTagaaaaaattcaagaaaaatggTCTGTAAAACCCACTTCCTCGAGACAAAACTTCCCTTGGCAAGAACAAAAATCGGAGCTAACAGTCGAAGAAATTTCAGAGCCTGGGCTGCAATGTTTTGCGAATGGaactgaaaatgaaaaagaaaaagtagaaGTTAGTGACTCAGTGAGTAGTAGTAATTCAAGAATTGAGGTAAAGCTTCCTCCCTGGGCTCATGGAGCCCTGCCCAGAGAACATTTGTTTAGTTCTGATGCTAGAATTTTAGAAGACACTGAGAAGGAAAGGATAAATGTTAGTGGATTTATTGAGACTTTCGAAAATGGtgattctgattctgattctgATAGTCGTTTTCAAGACCTGAAAGCCTTAGTTGAAGAGGTGAGTTCTGATTCTGAAGTGGTTGAAACTGATAAGTTTGATGCAAATTTTACCTCAAATGGTATTATTTCACAAAAAAGTGAAACATTGGTTCAAGGCTTTCCCTTTAGTGGGAATTTCTCTAGCACTGTTCAAGAACCCAATTTTGATGGTGAAAGTGAAGATGAAGTTAAACTTGAAGGATTTCAGACTTACAAAGGCACCTACTTAAAAGAGAACTCATCTAAGGTTTTTAACAACTCTGTCAATGTTAGGGGCTTTAATGATCCTAATGATTTGTTGAGATTGCCTTGGGAAGGAGGCAATAAATATGTAGGGAAAGAGAAGCTAGGAATGAGCAATACACAGGTAGCAGAGAAATCAGTACCTGAGCTTGAGCTGAAGAGACTTAGAAATGTGGCTTTGAGGATGTACGAAAGAATAAAGGTTGGAGCAGCTGGTATAACACAGGCATTGGTGGATTCTATTCATGAGAAATGGAAGGAGGATGAGATTGTGAAATTGAAGTTTGAAGGTCCTCAGTCACATAACATGAAGAGGACACATGAGATGCTTGAG GCTAAAACAGGAGGATTGGTGATTTGGAGATCAGGCAGTTCAATAGTGATATACAGAGGACTATCATATGCATTTGATTGTGTAAAATCATTTGTTAAACAAAATCAAGCTAATTTGGATACATTAGAATCGTCTCGAGATTTGGTGGATAATAGTggaattaaatatttgaatggAGTAGATGGAACATCAAAGTCTTATTCGAATGGTCTaacagaagaagaaaagatgGATTTAAGTGAGCTCAATCTTCTTTTGGATGAGCTCGGCCCGCGTTTTGAAGATTGGAATGGTCGTTATCCTCTTCCCGTGGATGCAGATTTATTGCCTGCTGTTATTCCTGGATATAAACCTCCTTTCAGACGTCTCCCTTATGATGTTAGACAGAATTTAAGAGACAGAGAAATGACATACTTTCGCAGGACAGCGCGAGGGATGCCCCCACATTTTGCGCTTG GAAGAAACCGAGAGCTGCAAGGTCTGGCTGCTGCAATGGTGAAGCTATGGGAAAGAAACGCTATTGCAAAGATTGCCATCAAACGTGGTGTGCATAATACATGCAATGAAAGGATGGCAGAAGAACTCAAG GTGTTGACTGGAGGAACACTCTTATCTCGCAATAAGGACTATATAGTCTTTTATAGGGGTAATGACTTCTTGGCACCTGCTGTTACAGAAGCGTTAAAAGAAGCAGAGACACGGAATACTCTTCAACAAGAACAGGAAGAACAAGCACGACAGGCAGCAGCAACCTCTATTGTTTCAAACCATACGGCTGCTAAAAGGCCATTTGTTGCAGGAACCCTTGCTGAGACCATAGCAGCAACTTCACGCTGGGCTAACCCACCCAGTAATCAAGAGATGGAGAAAATGATGAAAGATTCAGCTGAAGCTAGGCATGCTACTCTGATCAGATTTCTTGAACACAAGCTGGCTCTT GCAAATAGGAAAGTGAAAAAGGCGGAGAGGGCTTTACAAAAGTTGCAGAAGAATCTGGAACCAGCTGAGCTGCCAACTGATTTGGAAACGTTAACTTCTGAAGAGAGGTTTTTATTCCGTAAAATGGGTCTGAGCATGAAACCTTTTTTGGTTCTAG GGAGGCGAGAGGTTTTTGATGGCACCATACAAAACATTCATTTACACTGGAAGTACCGGGAGTTGGTAAAAATCAATGTAGAACGAAAAACCTTTTCACAAGTGAAACATTTAGCAATTAGCCTTGAGGCTGAAAGTGGTGGGGTTCTAGTATCTATTGACAAAACTACTCGAGGCCATGCAATTATCCTCTATCGAGGCAAGAATTATCAGCGACCCAGTGAATTCAGACCTAAAAATCTTCTAACAAGGAGGCAGGCATTGGCACGTTCAATAGAACTTCAAAGAAGGGAGGTACTTAATGTTGTTGTAACTCTTCTTTATTTCCAGGATAATTTTCTATAG